Proteins from a genomic interval of Papaver somniferum cultivar HN1 chromosome 4, ASM357369v1, whole genome shotgun sequence:
- the LOC113275353 gene encoding cysteine-rich repeat secretory protein 60-like, protein MPSYSSPSPSLVSVIIFLCIFSSYLNPAESDARTDSFIYGGCSQAKYSPNSVYESNINSLLTSLVNSATYSTYNNFTIMGSSSADTAYGLYQCRGDLSMPDCTNCVARAVSQIGTLCSNAYGGALELQGCFVKYDNTKFLGVEDKTVVLKKCGPATGYDTDALGRRDALLAGLGSGGGPYRVGGSGKIQGMAQCTGDLSMSECQDCLGSAIQELKSNCGTAISGDMFLAKCYVRYSAGGVDDQYRGGGSSSSSGGSGHSSSDDAEKALAITVGLLAGVAVLIVFAAFLRKAFGGKGK, encoded by the exons ATGCCTTCGTATTCATCGCCAAGTCCATCACTTGTCTCTGTAATAATCTTTCTATGTATCTTTTCTTCGTACTTAAACCCAGCTGAATCAGATGCCAGAACCGATTCATTCATCTACGGTGGATGTTCACAAGCAAAATATTCACCAAATTCAGTGTACGAGTCAAACATCAACTCACTACTCACTTCCCTAGTTAACTCAGCTACTTACTCAACCTATAACAATTTCACGATCATGGGTAGTTCATCAGCAGACACTGCTTATGGTTTATACCAATGCAGAGGTGATTTATCCATGCCGGATTGTACTAACTGTGTAGCTCGAGCAGTGAGTCAAATCGGTACTCTTTGTTCTAACGCATACGGTGGTGCTTTAGAACTGCAAGGCTGTTTTGTTAAATATGATAATACTAAGTTCTTAGGTGTTGAGGATAAGACGGTTGTGTTGAAAAAATGTGGACCGGCGACTGGTTATGATACTGATGCGTTAGGCCGTAGAGATGCGCTGTTGGCCGGGTTAGGTTCCGGGGGTGGACCTTACAGAGTTGGTGGTTCTGGTAAAATCCAAGGGATGGCTCAGTGTACTGGTGATTTGAGCATGTCAGAGTGTCAAGATTGTTTGGGTTCTGCTATCCAAGAGCTGAAAAGTAATTGCGGCACGGCGATTTCCGGTGATATGTTTTTGGCTAAATGTTATGTCAGGTATTCAGCTGGTGGTGTTGATGACCAGTATAGAGGAGGCGGATCTTCTTCAAGTAGTGGTG GTTCGGGGCACTCTTCGTCCGATGATGCAGAAAAAGCGCTCGCCATAACCGTTGGTCTGCTAGCCGGGGTGGCTGTTTTGATAGTTTTTGCTGCTTTCTTAAGAAAAGCTTTTGGTGGAAAAG GCAAATAA